Proteins from one Procambarus clarkii isolate CNS0578487 chromosome 8, FALCON_Pclarkii_2.0, whole genome shotgun sequence genomic window:
- the LOC138362052 gene encoding uncharacterized protein produces the protein MLKNAPNKLGGNRYKVQTLSQMGGASCGDTVRRMMRRIGTYGVWSQYSLVGRKRKRVFKTLDICNVIIKACINTHTNATERDVETSIADMLKNAPNKHGGNRYKGGEARIHVHHIAESDMTNNENSGEPGAWHTAESSLMSI, from the exons atgttgaagaacgccccaaacaaactcggtggaaacagatacaag gtccagacgctgtctcaaatgggcggtgcaagctgtggagacacagtgagacgaatgatgaggaggatagggacctatggggtctggtctcagtattcactcgttgggcgcaagaggaaacgtgtcttcaaaaccttggatatttgtaatgtaataataa aagcctgtatcaacacccacactaatgcaactgaaagagatgttgagacaagtattgctgatatgttgaagaacgccccaaacaaacacggtggaaacagatacaag ggtggtgaagcaagaatacatgtgcatcacatagcagagtcggatatgacgaataatgaaaacagcggagagcctggtgcatggcataccgctgaatcttctctaatgtctatatag